From the Paenibacillus sp. FSL H8-0548 genome, one window contains:
- a CDS encoding Ppx/GppA family phosphatase, whose amino-acid sequence MTEQRIGIIDIGSNSVRLVVYERTANGAHRVADSSKRPARLSERIDENGCLPGTAIDELIDTLIHFTMICTHNHTSHIRAVTTAAVRNANNRSEILERIKAETGLIIELLSGEDEASYGFLGMINSLDVQDGLLIDIGGGSTELSLFRNRVIVRSISFPFGCVSLNKRFGAKGLLLDDDLKLLESFVAEAIRNEPWIGETPGLPLVGIGGTVRALGKMHQAAYHYSFPQTHNYPIIGEQVDELFHQIRKLPLDKRRKLPGLSKDRADVIVPGVAILRVLFRASKASYYRICGAGLRDGLFHATRFPTHPKLDDVLKYSRTNLIALHPSAPKQHVLQVNRIALELYDVLNYIHHMQPRTRILFNTASQLFRIGASIDYYEYARHSFYLVINSQLNGLTHREIIMTAAIASYKSKGRTRQHISEYKELLNESDLDTIYRLGALLQLAAALDRTETQAIAQLNVQVDSSQLILKPIQPRGTLAVERREVEELSSEFKKLWGVAPILNYAATQVPSTTK is encoded by the coding sequence ATGACAGAACAACGCATCGGGATCATTGACATAGGCTCCAACTCCGTACGATTAGTAGTGTACGAGCGGACAGCAAATGGTGCTCATCGTGTGGCCGATAGCAGTAAACGGCCTGCTAGACTAAGCGAGCGTATCGACGAGAACGGCTGTCTCCCTGGGACAGCAATCGACGAATTAATTGACACGCTTATTCATTTTACCATGATTTGCACACATAATCATACAAGCCATATTAGAGCAGTCACTACGGCCGCTGTTCGCAACGCTAACAATCGTTCAGAAATTCTTGAACGCATCAAAGCCGAAACTGGGCTTATCATTGAATTGCTCTCCGGGGAAGATGAAGCATCCTATGGCTTCCTTGGCATGATAAACTCACTTGACGTTCAGGACGGGCTCCTTATTGACATCGGCGGCGGAAGCACCGAGCTATCCTTATTTCGCAATCGAGTTATCGTCCGTTCGATATCCTTTCCGTTTGGCTGCGTCAGCCTCAACAAGCGCTTTGGCGCAAAGGGGTTGCTGCTGGATGATGATTTGAAGCTGCTTGAGAGCTTTGTTGCAGAAGCCATACGAAATGAGCCATGGATTGGGGAAACGCCAGGACTGCCGCTCGTAGGTATAGGAGGAACTGTCCGTGCGCTGGGCAAAATGCACCAAGCAGCGTATCATTATTCATTTCCGCAAACGCATAACTATCCGATAATCGGCGAGCAGGTCGACGAGCTGTTCCACCAAATCCGCAAGCTGCCGCTGGACAAAAGACGCAAGCTGCCGGGCTTGTCCAAAGATCGCGCCGACGTTATCGTTCCCGGCGTAGCGATACTTCGGGTTTTGTTCCGCGCATCCAAGGCTTCTTATTATCGCATTTGCGGAGCTGGGCTGCGTGATGGATTGTTTCATGCTACAAGGTTTCCTACACATCCAAAACTTGACGATGTGTTGAAATATAGTCGTACAAATTTAATTGCACTGCATCCGTCTGCGCCTAAGCAGCATGTGCTGCAGGTGAATCGAATAGCACTTGAGCTCTACGATGTGCTGAACTATATTCATCACATGCAGCCCCGAACGAGGATACTTTTCAATACGGCCTCGCAGCTGTTTCGGATCGGCGCATCGATCGATTATTACGAATACGCGAGACACTCGTTCTATCTTGTTATCAACTCGCAGCTGAACGGACTCACGCACAGAGAAATCATTATGACGGCGGCCATCGCTTCCTACAAAAGCAAAGGCCGGACTCGCCAGCATATATCCGAATATAAGGAGCTGCTGAACGAATCCGACCTTGATACTATTTATAGGCTGGGTGCTTTGCTGCAGCTAGCTGCAGCATTAGACCGAACTGAAACACAAGCAATTGCACAGCTGAATGTCCAAGTAGATAGCAGCCAGCTGATTCTAAAACCTATTCAGCCCCGCGGAACGCTCGCTGTCGAGCGGCGCGAAGTAGAAGAGCTCAGCTCTGAGTTCAAGAAGCTGTGGGGAGTAGCGCCAATATTGAATTATGCTGCTACGCAAGTCCCTTCCACGACGAAATAA
- the citZ gene encoding citrate synthase, whose amino-acid sequence MTATKGLEGIVAAASSISSIIDGVLTYRGIDIDDLAANATFEEVAYLLWYGKLPNRSELSGLQKQLDQYAAVSQGVLDQIKLYPKDTNSMAALRTAVSSLALYDSSANDMSPESNQLKAIKLQAQLPTIIAAFARIRQGLEPIAPKQGVSIAYNFLYMLTGNEPAEVAVKALDQALVLHADHELNASTFAARVTVATLSDIYSGVTSAIGALKGPLHGGANEAVMVMLEEIGSTANVESYISNALANKVKIMGFGHRVYKNGDPRAKHLQKMSRELGKLTGNLELYEMSIKIEELVTGQKGLKPNVDFYSASVYTNLEIPRDLFTPIFAISRLSGWSAHILEQYENNRLIRPRADYVGPVNVKYIPIEQR is encoded by the coding sequence ATGACAGCAACTAAAGGTCTGGAAGGAATTGTTGCCGCGGCTTCGTCCATCAGCTCGATTATTGATGGCGTACTGACATACCGTGGTATTGATATTGACGATCTTGCAGCAAACGCTACTTTTGAAGAGGTCGCATATCTGCTGTGGTACGGTAAATTACCTAATCGTTCCGAGCTGAGCGGACTGCAGAAGCAATTAGATCAATATGCGGCAGTATCGCAAGGCGTGCTTGATCAAATCAAGCTATATCCAAAAGATACAAACTCGATGGCTGCTCTTCGTACAGCGGTTTCAAGTCTTGCTTTGTACGATAGCTCTGCGAACGATATGTCTCCTGAATCGAATCAATTGAAAGCAATTAAATTGCAAGCTCAGCTGCCTACGATTATTGCTGCTTTTGCACGGATTCGTCAAGGTCTTGAGCCAATTGCCCCTAAGCAAGGCGTTTCGATCGCTTATAACTTCCTATACATGCTAACTGGAAACGAGCCTGCTGAGGTCGCTGTTAAAGCACTTGACCAAGCACTCGTTCTTCATGCTGATCACGAGCTTAATGCTTCGACATTTGCAGCACGCGTTACGGTTGCAACGTTGTCGGACATTTACTCGGGCGTAACTTCTGCGATTGGCGCTTTGAAAGGACCGCTTCACGGCGGTGCGAATGAAGCGGTTATGGTTATGCTTGAAGAAATCGGATCTACAGCTAATGTAGAGAGCTATATTAGCAATGCGCTTGCGAACAAGGTCAAAATTATGGGCTTCGGTCACCGCGTTTACAAAAACGGCGATCCACGCGCGAAGCATTTGCAAAAAATGTCCCGCGAGCTTGGCAAGCTAACAGGCAACTTGGAGCTTTACGAGATGTCGATCAAGATTGAAGAGCTGGTTACGGGTCAAAAAGGGTTGAAGCCTAACGTTGACTTCTATTCTGCATCCGTATACACGAACCTTGAAATTCCACGCGACCTGTTTACACCGATTTTTGCGATTAGCCGTTTATCCGGTTGGAGCGCACATATTCTTGAGCAATATGAAAATAACCGTTTGATTCGCCCGCGTGCGGATTATGTTGGACCGGTTAATGTGAAGTACATTCCGATCGAGCAGCGCTAA
- the icd gene encoding NADP-dependent isocitrate dehydrogenase, with product MAQFEKFALPTEGDKITIDNGVLSVPNNPIIPFIEGDGTGRDIWKASKRALDAAVEKAYNGEKKIAWYEVFAGEKAFNEYGEWLPADTLTAIREYIVAIKGPLTTPIGGGIRSLNVALRQELDLYTCLRPVRYFTGVPSPVKRPELVDMVIFRENTEDIYAGIEYQEGTPEVKKVIEFLQNEMGANKIRFPETSGIGIKPVSKEGSQRLVRAAIEYAIKHSKKSVTLVHKGNIMKYTEGAFKNWGYEVAEQEFANETFTWGEYDRIKEAEGADAANQAQKDAEAAGKLIVKDAIADIALQQVLTRPTDFDVIATLNLNGDYLSDALAAQVGGIGIAPGANINYLTGHAIFEATHGTAPKYADLDVVNPGSVILSGVMLLEHLGWQEAADLIYKGMEAAIHNKTVTYDFARLMDGATEVKCSAFADEIIKNM from the coding sequence ATGGCTCAGTTCGAAAAATTCGCGCTTCCAACAGAAGGCGACAAAATCACAATTGATAACGGCGTACTTTCGGTGCCTAACAACCCAATTATCCCTTTCATCGAAGGTGACGGTACAGGCCGCGATATCTGGAAGGCTTCGAAACGCGCACTAGATGCAGCGGTAGAAAAAGCTTATAACGGCGAGAAAAAAATCGCTTGGTACGAAGTATTTGCTGGCGAAAAAGCATTCAACGAGTACGGCGAGTGGTTGCCTGCTGATACTTTGACAGCAATTCGTGAGTACATTGTAGCTATTAAAGGACCTTTGACTACGCCAATCGGCGGCGGTATCCGTTCTTTGAACGTTGCTCTTCGTCAAGAGCTTGATCTGTACACTTGCTTGCGTCCAGTTCGTTATTTCACTGGCGTACCTTCTCCTGTAAAACGCCCTGAGCTTGTTGACATGGTCATTTTCCGTGAAAACACTGAGGATATCTATGCAGGAATTGAGTACCAAGAAGGTACTCCAGAAGTGAAAAAAGTAATTGAGTTCTTGCAAAACGAAATGGGTGCCAACAAAATCCGTTTCCCTGAAACTTCCGGTATCGGCATCAAGCCAGTATCCAAAGAAGGTTCACAGCGTCTTGTTCGCGCAGCGATTGAATATGCAATCAAGCACAGCAAAAAATCAGTTACCCTTGTACACAAAGGCAATATCATGAAATACACAGAAGGCGCGTTCAAAAACTGGGGCTACGAAGTGGCTGAGCAAGAATTCGCTAACGAAACCTTTACATGGGGTGAATACGATCGCATTAAGGAAGCAGAAGGCGCTGACGCTGCAAACCAAGCACAAAAAGATGCAGAAGCAGCTGGCAAGCTAATCGTTAAAGACGCTATTGCAGATATCGCATTGCAACAAGTACTTACTCGCCCTACTGATTTCGATGTTATCGCAACATTGAACCTTAACGGCGACTACCTGTCTGATGCTCTTGCTGCTCAAGTTGGCGGTATCGGTATCGCTCCAGGAGCGAACATCAACTACTTAACTGGCCATGCAATCTTCGAAGCAACTCACGGCACAGCACCAAAATATGCTGACCTTGACGTAGTAAACCCAGGTTCCGTAATCCTTTCCGGCGTAATGCTTCTTGAGCACCTAGGCTGGCAGGAAGCGGCTGACCTTATCTATAAAGGTATGGAAGCAGCGATCCACAACAAAACCGTTACTTATGACTTCGCTCGTCTAATGGACGGCGCAACAGAAGTTAAATGTTCTGCATTTGCAGACGAAATCATCAAAAACATGTAG
- the mdh gene encoding malate dehydrogenase yields MAIKRNKITVVGAGFTGATTALMLAQKELGDIVLVDIAPLENPTKGKALDMLEATPVLGVDAKIIGTANYDDTRDSDVVIITAGIARKPGMSRDDLVSTNAGIVKSVCENIKATSPNAYVIILSNPVDAMTYAAFQTLGFPKNRVIGQSGVLDTARYCTFIAQELNVSVEDVRGFVLGGHGDDMVPLVRYSNVGGIPIEKLISAERIDAIVQRARVGGGEIVNLLGNGSAYYAPAASLVQMTEAILKDKKRILPVIALLEGEYGYDNLFMGVPTIIGGDGIEKVLELDLTAEEKAALDKSAVSVRNVIQIVTG; encoded by the coding sequence ATGGCTATTAAACGCAACAAAATCACAGTAGTAGGAGCAGGCTTCACAGGTGCGACTACTGCACTGATGCTTGCTCAGAAAGAACTAGGCGATATTGTTCTTGTTGATATTGCGCCGCTTGAAAACCCAACTAAAGGTAAAGCGCTTGATATGCTTGAAGCAACACCAGTGCTTGGCGTTGATGCGAAAATTATCGGTACGGCAAACTATGACGATACGAGAGATTCCGATGTTGTGATCATTACAGCTGGTATCGCCCGTAAACCAGGCATGAGCCGTGATGACCTTGTCAGCACTAACGCTGGCATCGTTAAATCCGTTTGTGAAAACATCAAAGCTACAAGCCCTAACGCTTATGTCATTATCCTGAGCAATCCAGTGGATGCGATGACTTATGCCGCATTCCAAACGCTTGGTTTCCCTAAAAACCGTGTGATCGGTCAATCCGGTGTTCTTGATACGGCTCGCTACTGCACATTTATTGCGCAAGAGCTTAATGTATCTGTTGAAGACGTTCGCGGCTTTGTGCTTGGCGGACATGGCGATGACATGGTTCCACTCGTTCGTTACTCGAACGTTGGCGGTATCCCAATCGAGAAGCTTATTTCTGCAGAGCGTATTGATGCCATCGTTCAACGCGCTCGCGTTGGCGGCGGCGAAATCGTTAATCTGCTTGGCAACGGCAGCGCGTATTATGCGCCAGCAGCTTCCCTTGTGCAAATGACTGAAGCTATCCTTAAAGATAAAAAACGTATTTTGCCGGTTATCGCTTTGCTTGAAGGGGAATACGGCTATGACAATCTGTTCATGGGCGTTCCAACAATCATTGGCGGCGACGGTATCGAGAAAGTGCTTGAGCTTGATTTGACTGCTGAAGAAAAAGCTGCTCTTGATAAATCTGCGGTGTCCGTTCGCAATGTTATACAAATTGTAACAGGTTAA
- the recQ gene encoding DNA helicase RecQ, whose protein sequence is MIEQAKQALKRVYGYDSFRKGQEDIISGIMQGRDTLAILPTGGGKSICYQIPSMLMPGTSLVISPLISLMKDQVDALRRVGVSAAFLNSSLGAAEYREVMRSAMQGEYKLLYVAPERLDAPMFQTLSEQLTIPLIAIDEAHCVSQWGHDFRPSYRQLAGWIARMRDRPLVAAFTATATTEVAADIAEMLKLRDPSVFVTGFARPNLSLSVVTGVDKKKFLENFISSRKEQSGIIYAATRKEVENVYEQLTRRGIQAGKYHGGLSDVERAETQERFRFDEIRVMIATNAFGMGIDKPNVRYVLHWQMTSDIESYYQEAGRAGRDGEESECILLFEPADMQVQRFLIEQGTGDSDRKSIQLSKLHTMMNYSRTQRCLQQFIVDYFGETGVEACGKCSSCLDKSEPVNRTEEAKMALSCVGRMKGRFGVMMAAKVLKGSRDKRLLEFGLDRLSTYGLMRHLPEKEIGDWLYWLVAEGYLKLSEGQYPVVSLTASALPVLEGRESIIQRVRVTVRQAASADSANASPLFEALKQWRKEKAALEGVPPFMLFFDATLREIANAQPKSIDQLLGVKGIGSAKADKYGEDLLSIIHANAGEGQALGEETLSHAPRKAAASTTRSQSDEQPSHLTTLELFQAGQEPDEIAKDRGLSRVTVEGHIIRCADEGEEVDFSRIIPEQFEQLIVQAIGEHGTEKLRPIKDALPEEVTYFSIHGVMSKYGFKV, encoded by the coding sequence TTGATCGAACAGGCGAAACAAGCCTTGAAACGGGTATATGGCTATGACTCTTTCCGGAAGGGACAAGAGGATATTATCTCGGGCATTATGCAAGGACGCGATACGTTGGCTATTTTGCCGACCGGCGGTGGAAAATCGATTTGCTACCAAATTCCCTCAATGCTGATGCCTGGCACTTCACTAGTTATATCGCCGCTTATATCACTGATGAAGGATCAGGTTGATGCACTGCGGCGGGTAGGGGTTTCCGCAGCCTTTCTTAACAGCTCGCTCGGAGCTGCAGAATATCGGGAAGTGATGCGAAGCGCGATGCAGGGGGAGTATAAGCTGCTGTATGTGGCTCCAGAACGTCTGGATGCGCCAATGTTCCAAACGTTATCGGAGCAGCTTACCATCCCGCTCATCGCGATTGATGAGGCCCACTGCGTATCGCAATGGGGTCATGACTTTCGTCCAAGCTATAGACAGCTGGCAGGGTGGATCGCACGGATGAGGGATCGGCCGCTTGTAGCTGCATTTACAGCTACGGCAACAACAGAGGTAGCCGCGGATATTGCAGAAATGCTGAAGCTCCGTGACCCGAGTGTTTTTGTAACCGGATTTGCGAGGCCCAATCTATCGCTGTCTGTCGTAACAGGTGTGGATAAAAAGAAGTTTTTAGAGAACTTTATCTCATCACGCAAGGAGCAATCTGGCATCATTTACGCCGCAACGCGAAAAGAAGTCGAGAATGTATATGAACAATTGACACGCAGAGGCATTCAAGCGGGTAAATATCACGGCGGACTCTCAGATGTAGAGCGTGCGGAAACGCAGGAGAGATTTCGGTTTGATGAAATTCGCGTGATGATTGCAACAAATGCTTTTGGCATGGGTATTGATAAACCTAACGTTCGTTACGTGCTGCACTGGCAAATGACAAGCGACATTGAATCGTATTATCAAGAGGCGGGCCGTGCTGGCCGTGATGGCGAGGAAAGCGAATGTATCCTATTATTCGAGCCAGCCGACATGCAGGTTCAACGTTTTCTGATTGAGCAAGGGACAGGAGATAGTGATCGCAAGTCCATTCAGCTATCGAAGCTTCATACGATGATGAATTATAGTCGGACGCAGCGCTGCTTGCAGCAATTTATTGTCGATTATTTCGGAGAAACCGGCGTAGAGGCATGCGGGAAATGCAGCAGCTGCTTGGATAAGAGCGAGCCTGTTAATCGGACCGAAGAAGCGAAAATGGCGCTGTCGTGTGTAGGTCGAATGAAAGGTCGATTTGGCGTTATGATGGCAGCCAAAGTACTTAAGGGCTCGCGTGACAAACGACTTCTTGAATTTGGGCTGGATCGTTTATCCACGTATGGCTTGATGCGGCATTTGCCGGAGAAGGAAATCGGGGATTGGCTGTATTGGCTCGTTGCAGAGGGCTATTTAAAGCTCAGTGAAGGGCAGTACCCTGTCGTTTCTTTGACAGCGAGTGCATTGCCGGTGCTGGAAGGCCGCGAGTCGATCATTCAAAGAGTAAGAGTAACCGTAAGACAAGCTGCTTCCGCGGATAGTGCGAATGCTTCGCCGTTATTTGAAGCACTTAAGCAGTGGCGCAAAGAAAAAGCAGCCTTGGAAGGCGTACCGCCATTCATGCTGTTCTTTGACGCGACACTTAGGGAAATTGCGAATGCACAGCCCAAATCGATCGACCAGCTGTTAGGTGTGAAAGGGATCGGTTCGGCGAAGGCAGATAAATATGGTGAGGACTTGCTCTCTATTATCCATGCTAATGCAGGTGAAGGACAGGCATTGGGAGAAGAAACTTTATCGCATGCGCCTAGGAAGGCAGCAGCGTCTACTACGAGATCACAGAGCGATGAGCAGCCTAGTCACTTAACGACACTTGAGCTGTTTCAAGCGGGACAAGAGCCGGATGAAATCGCTAAGGATCGCGGGCTAAGCAGAGTGACGGTAGAAGGACATATCATTCGCTGCGCCGACGAAGGAGAAGAAGTGGATTTTAGCCGGATCATACCTGAGCAGTTCGAGCAATTGATTGTACAGGCCATCGGTGAGCATGGAACTGAAAAGCTGCGGCCGATTAAAGATGCTCTGCCCGAGGAAGTTACCTATTTTTCAATACATGGTGTAATGAGTAAATACGGCTTTAAAGTCTAA